A DNA window from Ensifer sp. WSM1721 contains the following coding sequences:
- a CDS encoding putative glycolipid-binding domain-containing protein: MTKVALWRTLYTPGHDAARLFQAESGWRLEGTAVYLRDGEPSCVRYALELGPDWSTRSGSIEGFIGGRAVCSRIQRDAQGWTLNGARQSRVEDLVDLDFGFTPATNLPQLRRMALRRGQSERITVAWMDADSEKLEPLPQVYRRVSEHAYDYESPQGPYRATLQIAPSGFVSLYPELWEMELNAV, from the coding sequence ATGACCAAAGTCGCGCTCTGGAGAACCCTCTACACCCCAGGCCATGATGCCGCTCGGCTGTTTCAGGCAGAGTCGGGATGGCGGCTCGAAGGGACAGCCGTCTATTTAAGGGACGGAGAGCCGTCCTGTGTTCGCTACGCCCTGGAGCTAGGGCCTGACTGGTCCACGCGGAGCGGATCAATCGAAGGTTTCATTGGCGGCAGAGCCGTTTGCAGCCGGATTCAGCGCGATGCACAGGGCTGGACTCTCAACGGGGCTAGGCAAAGCCGGGTTGAGGATCTCGTAGACCTCGACTTCGGATTCACGCCGGCGACGAACCTCCCGCAGTTGCGCCGCATGGCGCTGCGGAGGGGGCAATCTGAGCGTATTACCGTCGCATGGATGGATGCGGACTCCGAGAAGCTGGAGCCGTTGCCGCAGGTCTACCGCCGCGTTTCTGAGCATGCCTACGACTATGAATCGCCACAAGGTCCCTACCGAGCGACGCTTCAGATCGCGCCGAGCGGCTTTGTCAGCCTTTATCCGGAGCTTTGGGAGATGGAACTGAATGCTGTTTAG
- the phnK gene encoding phosphonate C-P lyase system protein PhnK, whose amino-acid sequence MSAIPLLKVNDVSKFYGSRIGCRNVSFELYPGEVLAVVGESGSGKTTLLSCLSTRLMPTSGIVEYHMRDGQYRDLARMSEAERRFLMRTDWGFVHQNPADGLRMTVSAGANVGERLMAVGDRHYGNIRAAASDWLKRVEIGEDRIDDQPRAFSGGMRQRLQIARNLVTSPRLVFMDEPTGGLDVSVQARLLDLVRGLVHDLGLAAIIVTHDLAVARLLSHRMMVMKDGTVIEQGLTDRVLDDPREPYTQLLVSSILQV is encoded by the coding sequence ATGAGCGCCATCCCGCTTCTGAAAGTCAATGATGTCTCAAAGTTCTACGGAAGCCGCATCGGCTGCCGCAATGTCTCCTTCGAACTGTATCCGGGCGAGGTGCTCGCCGTCGTCGGCGAATCCGGCTCCGGCAAGACGACCCTGCTCTCCTGCCTCTCGACGCGGCTGATGCCCACCTCCGGCATCGTCGAATACCACATGCGCGACGGGCAGTATCGGGATCTCGCGCGCATGAGCGAGGCCGAGCGCCGCTTCCTGATGCGGACCGACTGGGGCTTCGTCCACCAGAACCCGGCCGACGGGCTCCGGATGACGGTTTCGGCCGGCGCCAATGTCGGCGAGCGGCTGATGGCGGTGGGCGATCGGCACTACGGCAATATTCGCGCCGCCGCCAGCGACTGGCTGAAGCGTGTCGAAATCGGCGAGGACCGGATCGACGACCAGCCGCGCGCCTTCTCCGGCGGTATGCGCCAGCGCCTGCAGATTGCCCGCAATCTCGTCACCTCACCTCGCCTCGTCTTCATGGACGAGCCGACCGGCGGCCTCGACGTCTCGGTGCAGGCGCGCCTGCTCGATCTCGTGCGCGGCCTCGTCCATGACCTTGGCCTCGCGGCGATCATCGTCACCCACGACCTCGCCGTGGCGCGCCTTCTGTCTCATCGCATGATGGTGATGAAGGACGGTACGGTCATCGAGCAGGGGCTTACCGATCGCGTGCTCGACGACCCGCGCGAGCCTTACACGCAGCTTCTCGTTTCCTCCATTCTGCAGGTGTGA
- a CDS encoding beta-fructofuranosidase: MTSHAILSSPLGGSLKTLSAALPAGTTLHVWLKPVDPIAPAELIANQDGQEIGRLTAGNTEEFEFRPLLIETAGETSFSYDAAITILSVVYAFSEADVLDKGIVVLYSGEANSTPAVPGSYHFRPPFGWMNDPNGFGRFGDKVHLFYQHYPHSLRWNTMHWGHAVSDDYLRWKHLPMFLFPSAELSAHADSRGGAFSGSAIPLAGEGIRVFFTEQVKDRKPEEQIQLTAVSRDQISAGPAEIILPERPTGLDLTLDFRDPYVIKGPDGRWKMLVGSRDHAGGVILLYETADPDAAGGWSFVGILHRENRFGMTAAECPCIVPLGGPADDPQTRWALIFGLLTSRDPATARRNITLATVGRFDGRTFVKEFEQELDFATDAYAFQAFVDHSGPVGIAWLANWTEISKKVDFPTAMTLPRRVLLGDGVLLTPPVDAVDSLRQELVDERRLLAGDKVELTNGAVEIVIDLTAPGASFDLEFDHPDVELGVRLDAEGLSILYDVPDGKLLPRYIAAGARASTLRIFLDVGSIEVFADNGRWTGTKRLPGFASVRSARLTAPKDNVAAASIWQLKL; the protein is encoded by the coding sequence ATGACAAGCCATGCAATCCTCTCCTCGCCCCTCGGCGGCAGCCTGAAGACGCTCAGTGCCGCTCTGCCGGCCGGGACTACGCTCCACGTTTGGCTGAAGCCGGTCGATCCGATTGCGCCGGCCGAGCTGATAGCGAACCAGGACGGACAGGAAATCGGCCGCCTGACGGCGGGAAACACCGAGGAGTTCGAGTTCCGGCCGCTGCTGATCGAAACAGCCGGCGAAACTTCTTTTAGCTACGACGCCGCGATCACGATCCTCTCCGTCGTCTATGCCTTTTCGGAGGCGGACGTTCTGGACAAGGGCATCGTTGTTCTTTACAGCGGCGAGGCCAATTCAACACCCGCCGTGCCTGGCAGCTATCATTTCCGCCCACCTTTCGGATGGATGAACGACCCGAACGGTTTCGGCCGTTTCGGCGACAAGGTTCATCTCTTCTACCAGCACTATCCCCATAGTCTCCGTTGGAACACCATGCATTGGGGCCATGCGGTCTCCGACGACTATCTCCGCTGGAAGCACCTGCCGATGTTCCTGTTTCCGTCGGCGGAACTCTCCGCTCACGCCGACAGCCGCGGCGGCGCCTTCTCCGGCTCGGCAATCCCGCTTGCTGGAGAGGGGATCCGTGTCTTCTTCACCGAACAGGTCAAGGACCGCAAGCCGGAAGAGCAGATCCAGTTGACCGCCGTCAGCCGTGACCAGATCAGCGCCGGCCCGGCGGAGATCATCCTGCCGGAACGGCCGACCGGCCTCGACCTGACGCTCGACTTCCGTGACCCCTACGTAATCAAAGGCCCGGACGGCCGCTGGAAGATGCTCGTCGGCAGCCGCGATCACGCGGGCGGCGTCATCTTGCTCTACGAGACCGCCGATCCGGATGCCGCTGGGGGTTGGAGTTTCGTCGGCATTCTTCATCGCGAGAACCGCTTCGGCATGACGGCCGCCGAATGCCCCTGCATCGTGCCGCTCGGTGGTCCCGCCGACGATCCGCAAACCCGTTGGGCGCTGATCTTCGGGCTGCTTACCAGCCGCGATCCGGCAACGGCGCGACGCAATATTACCCTTGCAACGGTCGGCCGCTTTGACGGCCGTACCTTCGTCAAGGAATTCGAGCAGGAACTCGACTTCGCAACCGATGCCTATGCCTTCCAGGCTTTCGTCGACCATTCCGGCCCCGTGGGCATTGCGTGGCTGGCGAACTGGACGGAGATTTCGAAGAAGGTCGACTTTCCAACCGCCATGACGCTCCCGCGCCGGGTACTGCTTGGGGACGGTGTGTTGCTGACGCCGCCGGTCGATGCCGTCGATAGCTTGCGCCAGGAGTTGGTCGACGAGCGCCGGCTGCTCGCCGGAGACAAGGTCGAGCTCACCAACGGAGCCGTCGAGATCGTCATCGATCTCACCGCGCCCGGCGCCAGCTTCGATCTCGAATTCGACCATCCCGACGTCGAGCTCGGCGTCCGGCTCGATGCTGAGGGCCTGAGCATCCTCTACGACGTTCCGGACGGCAAATTGCTGCCCCGCTACATCGCGGCCGGGGCGAGGGCCTCGACGCTGCGCATATTCCTCGACGTCGGCTCGATCGAGGTCTTTGCCGACAACGGCCGATGGACCGGAACCAAGCGCTTGCCCGGATTTGCGAGTGTGCGTTCCGCTCGCCTCACGGCACCCAAAGACAACGTCGCCGCGGCCAGCATCTGGCAGCTCAAGCTCTAA
- the phnF gene encoding phosphonate metabolism transcriptional regulator PhnF, translated as MAARRAIERQTGVALWRQIADRIRLAISNGDYDATGMVPPETALAAEFGVNRHTVRSALAALAEEGLVRAVQGRGTMIERKERVSYPISRRTRFSQGLARQVKEIGTKLLGHRQVPASGEVAAALGLAPGSPLVELRTVSSGDGRPLSASFSYFPSERFPEMAEHYARLGSVTKAFAAQGLDDYVRAWTEIVARHADAEELTLLKLSPGAIVMEAQSVNADLDGRPVEYSRTRFAADRMKLRIET; from the coding sequence ATGGCGGCAAGGAGGGCGATCGAGCGACAGACCGGCGTGGCGCTCTGGCGGCAGATCGCCGATCGCATACGGCTGGCGATCAGCAACGGCGACTATGACGCCACCGGCATGGTGCCGCCGGAGACGGCTTTGGCGGCCGAATTCGGCGTGAACCGTCACACGGTGCGCAGCGCGCTCGCTGCCCTCGCCGAGGAAGGGTTGGTGCGCGCGGTGCAGGGGCGCGGCACGATGATCGAGCGGAAGGAGCGGGTGAGCTACCCGATTTCCCGCCGTACTCGTTTCTCACAAGGACTTGCCCGGCAGGTGAAGGAAATCGGAACCAAGCTCCTGGGGCACCGTCAGGTGCCGGCGAGCGGCGAAGTCGCCGCGGCGCTCGGCCTTGCGCCAGGCTCCCCGCTCGTCGAGTTGCGCACTGTCAGCAGCGGCGACGGGCGGCCGCTTTCGGCATCCTTCAGTTATTTTCCGTCCGAGCGCTTTCCGGAGATGGCGGAGCATTATGCGCGTCTCGGTTCCGTGACCAAAGCCTTTGCCGCGCAAGGGCTCGACGATTACGTTCGCGCCTGGACGGAGATCGTCGCCCGGCACGCCGATGCGGAGGAACTCACACTCCTGAAGCTTTCGCCCGGCGCAATCGTCATGGAGGCGCAATCGGTCAATGCCGATCTCGATGGCCGGCCGGTTGAATATTCGCGCACGCGCTTCGCCGCTGACCGGATGAAGTTGAGAATCGAGACTTAG
- a CDS encoding ABC transporter ATP-binding protein has translation MASVSIDQVRKQYGAVPVIHDISMNIEDGEFVTLVGPSGCGKSTLLRMLAGLEDISGGEIRIGGRVVNDVAPKERDIAMVFQSYALYPHMTVAENMGFVLKLKGQDRATIEKSVREAADILALGPLLDRLPKQLSGGQRQRVAMGRAIVRQPQVYLFDEPLSNLDAKLRVTMRAEIKDLHQRLKTTTVYVTHDQIEAMTMADRIVVMRGGNVEQIGKPLELYDRPANTFVATFIGSPAMNLFEGAIVNGQFVTDGGVALPMPEGYQGATAAVYGVRPEHLTIADKGVAATVVVVEPTGSETHVLAKLGPADVNLVLRDRIDLQPGQPITLAPDIRRVHLFTAHGIRTN, from the coding sequence ATGGCATCCGTCTCGATCGATCAGGTTCGCAAACAATACGGCGCCGTTCCGGTGATTCATGACATCTCCATGAACATCGAAGATGGCGAGTTCGTCACCCTCGTCGGCCCCTCCGGCTGCGGCAAGTCGACCCTGCTGCGCATGCTGGCCGGGCTCGAGGACATCAGCGGCGGCGAGATCCGCATCGGTGGTCGCGTCGTCAACGATGTCGCGCCGAAAGAGCGCGACATCGCCATGGTCTTCCAGAGCTATGCCCTCTATCCGCATATGACCGTCGCGGAAAACATGGGCTTCGTGCTGAAGCTGAAGGGCCAGGACAGAGCGACGATTGAAAAGAGCGTGCGCGAAGCGGCCGACATCCTGGCGCTCGGACCTCTGCTCGATCGGCTGCCGAAACAGCTTTCCGGCGGCCAGCGCCAGCGGGTGGCAATGGGACGGGCGATCGTGCGTCAGCCGCAGGTCTACCTATTTGACGAGCCGCTCTCGAACCTCGACGCCAAGCTGCGCGTCACGATGCGCGCCGAAATCAAGGACCTGCATCAGCGGCTGAAGACGACCACCGTCTACGTCACCCACGACCAGATCGAGGCTATGACGATGGCCGACCGGATCGTCGTCATGCGCGGCGGCAACGTCGAGCAGATCGGCAAGCCGCTCGAGCTCTACGACCGGCCGGCCAATACCTTCGTTGCGACCTTCATCGGCTCACCGGCGATGAACCTGTTCGAGGGGGCGATCGTCAATGGGCAGTTCGTCACCGATGGCGGGGTGGCGCTTCCAATGCCTGAGGGCTATCAAGGCGCGACGGCGGCGGTCTACGGCGTCCGTCCGGAACATCTGACGATCGCCGACAAAGGTGTAGCGGCCACCGTCGTCGTGGTCGAGCCGACCGGCTCCGAAACCCACGTGCTGGCGAAGCTTGGTCCGGCGGACGTGAACCTCGTGCTCCGCGACCGGATCGATCTTCAGCCCGGCCAGCCGATCACGCTCGCTCCCGATATCAGAAGGGTCCACCTGTTTACAGCTCACGGCATCCGCACAAACTGA
- the phnH gene encoding phosphonate C-P lyase system protein PhnH, with translation MMSQSQVYAGAFADPVFEAQSVFRTLMDCFARPGTIGRLARAASPPSPLGRASGAVALTLCDHDTPLWLSPALSKSAVPQWITFHTGAGMAEAKDEARFGFVETGGTVPGFDQFALGTQEYPDRSTTLVIGVEALQGGQPFVARGPGIKNEIVVAPKGLPDVFLDFWTANRAIFPRGVDLVLTAQDSVLCLPRTTRLAIQE, from the coding sequence TTGATGAGCCAATCGCAAGTCTATGCCGGTGCCTTCGCCGATCCGGTTTTCGAGGCGCAATCCGTTTTCCGCACTCTGATGGACTGCTTTGCCCGTCCGGGCACCATCGGCCGCCTCGCCCGCGCAGCCTCTCCGCCCTCCCCTCTCGGCAGAGCGAGCGGCGCCGTCGCATTGACCCTCTGCGACCATGACACGCCCCTCTGGCTTTCGCCGGCGCTTTCCAAATCCGCCGTGCCGCAATGGATCACCTTCCACACCGGCGCCGGCATGGCGGAAGCCAAGGACGAGGCCCGCTTCGGCTTCGTCGAGACGGGCGGTACTGTGCCGGGTTTCGACCAGTTCGCCCTCGGCACGCAGGAATATCCGGACCGCTCGACGACCCTGGTGATCGGGGTCGAAGCGCTCCAGGGCGGTCAGCCCTTTGTCGCTCGGGGGCCGGGGATCAAGAACGAGATCGTGGTCGCTCCCAAGGGCTTGCCCGATGTGTTTCTCGACTTCTGGACGGCCAACCGGGCGATTTTCCCCCGCGGCGTCGATCTGGTGCTGACGGCACAAGACTCGGTGCTCTGCCTGCCCCGCACCACAAGACTGGCGATCCAGGAGTGA
- a CDS encoding helix-turn-helix transcriptional regulator, with protein MPWIAGALRSERGILLVQNASRKAEYAVSFEMTSEQTVGFAAMAGVSKFWETIRALPAGAVAPTSALLPDSEYARTRFYNEGVKPLGAFHGLVASPLSTPQWFVHLSTGRLLGRPDYDAKDVAAMRMLVPHLVTALNVAHRLAAADLRTTGAGDALDRLDTGVILVDVAARILFANRTAEAIFASNDGLRIDRDSVCACSHGATRILRRLIASCADLTIFNGGPGGRMEVPRADGRHALRVMVAPFRADEAQIGTPWLGTVRPAAILMVTGPEREQRLRKDNLRRRFGLTPAEADVALEIARGDGRDASAARLAISATTVRAHLSRIFEKTGVRRQAELVRLLMLDERDER; from the coding sequence TTGCCGTGGATCGCCGGCGCCTTGCGCAGCGAGCGCGGCATCCTGCTGGTTCAGAACGCGAGCCGAAAGGCCGAGTACGCGGTGAGCTTCGAGATGACTTCGGAGCAGACGGTGGGCTTCGCTGCTATGGCAGGCGTGTCCAAGTTTTGGGAGACCATCCGGGCGCTGCCGGCCGGGGCCGTGGCGCCGACCTCTGCGCTTCTACCCGACAGCGAGTACGCTCGCACACGCTTCTACAACGAGGGAGTCAAGCCATTGGGTGCCTTCCACGGCCTGGTAGCTTCGCCGCTCAGCACGCCGCAGTGGTTCGTCCACCTTTCCACCGGCCGCCTGCTGGGCCGGCCTGATTATGACGCCAAGGACGTCGCGGCAATGCGGATGCTGGTGCCGCATCTCGTGACCGCGCTGAACGTCGCCCACCGGTTGGCTGCCGCCGATCTGCGCACGACGGGTGCAGGGGACGCGCTCGATCGATTGGACACCGGCGTCATCCTGGTCGATGTAGCTGCGAGAATCCTGTTCGCGAACCGGACCGCAGAAGCGATCTTCGCCAGCAATGATGGCCTCCGCATCGATCGGGACAGCGTCTGCGCTTGTAGTCACGGCGCAACCCGAATTCTGCGTCGGCTGATCGCGAGTTGCGCGGACTTAACGATATTCAACGGCGGACCCGGCGGCCGGATGGAGGTTCCGCGTGCGGATGGGCGCCACGCCTTGCGCGTTATGGTCGCGCCGTTTCGAGCGGACGAGGCACAGATCGGTACGCCTTGGCTTGGCACTGTGCGGCCAGCAGCGATCCTCATGGTCACCGGTCCCGAACGAGAACAGCGTTTACGAAAGGACAACCTGCGTCGTCGTTTCGGGCTCACCCCGGCGGAGGCCGACGTCGCGTTGGAGATCGCCAGGGGCGATGGGCGCGACGCTTCTGCTGCCCGGCTTGCTATTTCGGCCACAACGGTCAGGGCGCATCTCAGCCGCATCTTCGAAAAGACCGGCGTGCGCAGGCAGGCCGAACTCGTTCGGCTGCTGATGCTGGACGAGCGTGACGAGCGCTGA
- a CDS encoding carbon-phosphorus lyase complex subunit PhnI, producing the protein MYVAVKGGEAAIANAHRLLADRRRGERSLPSITIEQVVEQLGLAVDRVMAEASLYDRSLAALAVRQARGDMIEAIFILRAYRTTLPRFGYSEPIDTAKMKIERRVSATYKDLPGGQLLGPTFDYTHRLLDPSLISDEPVAEPAVKEPGEPVMRVSDILDGEGLIEGDGEMPEGHIAGDLTREPMEFPMARDLRLQALARGDEGFLLALAYSTQRGYGRTHPFVGEVRIGEVEVELELPELGFSVSLGMIRVTECQMVNQFKGSSKQPPQFTRGYGLVFGQSERKAMSMSLVDRALRTDEFGEDIVAPAQDEEFVISHADNVQATGFVEHLKLPHYVDFQAELDLVRRMRRDYEATHAPEQLTADESREAAE; encoded by the coding sequence ATGTATGTAGCCGTCAAGGGCGGGGAAGCCGCCATCGCCAATGCCCACCGCCTGCTTGCCGATCGCCGTCGCGGCGAGCGGTCGCTTCCGTCGATCACCATCGAGCAGGTCGTCGAACAGCTCGGTCTCGCCGTCGATCGGGTGATGGCCGAGGCCTCCCTCTACGACCGCTCGCTTGCGGCCCTTGCCGTGCGCCAGGCGCGCGGCGACATGATCGAGGCGATCTTCATCCTGCGCGCCTACCGCACCACCCTGCCCCGCTTCGGCTATTCCGAGCCGATCGACACGGCAAAGATGAAAATCGAGCGGCGCGTTTCGGCGACCTACAAGGACTTGCCCGGCGGCCAGCTCCTCGGTCCCACCTTCGATTACACGCACCGGCTGCTCGACCCCTCGCTCATCAGCGACGAACCGGTCGCCGAGCCGGCTGTGAAGGAGCCCGGCGAACCCGTCATGCGCGTCTCCGACATCCTTGACGGCGAGGGCCTGATCGAAGGCGATGGCGAGATGCCGGAGGGCCACATCGCAGGCGACCTCACACGTGAGCCGATGGAGTTCCCGATGGCGCGCGACCTGCGTCTGCAGGCGCTTGCCCGCGGCGACGAGGGTTTCCTGCTGGCGCTCGCCTATTCCACCCAGCGCGGCTACGGCCGCACCCACCCCTTCGTCGGCGAGGTCAGGATCGGCGAGGTCGAGGTCGAACTGGAGCTGCCGGAGCTCGGCTTTTCGGTCTCGCTCGGCATGATCCGCGTCACCGAATGCCAGATGGTCAACCAGTTCAAGGGGTCGTCCAAGCAGCCCCCGCAGTTCACCCGCGGCTACGGCCTCGTCTTCGGACAGAGCGAGCGCAAAGCGATGTCGATGTCGCTCGTCGATCGGGCGCTCCGCACCGACGAGTTCGGCGAGGATATCGTCGCCCCCGCACAGGACGAGGAATTCGTCATTTCACATGCCGACAACGTCCAGGCGACCGGCTTCGTCGAGCATCTCAAGCTGCCGCACTATGTCGACTTCCAGGCGGAGCTCGACCTCGTCAGGCGTATGCGCCGCGACTACGAGGCCACGCATGCTCCTGAACAGCTCACGGCGGATGAGAGTAGGGAGGCGGCGGAATGA
- the betI gene encoding transcriptional regulator BetI: MRLTKISDIRKRELRRAAFEVLQREGMAGATLEKVAAHAGASKGIVLHYFANKQELFEHAMREANAALKDAVVARLNRATTLLERLEAIIEGNFEDRFFQPSICHAWLSLCAEVPREPQLARIQKVIHARMRSNLMSALVHLLPEDDCDAAVLGITALIDGLWLRLGLQSEGLTREDALRQMRDYLSHRLPSVAASG, encoded by the coding sequence ATGAGACTGACCAAAATTAGCGATATCCGAAAACGTGAACTCAGACGGGCGGCGTTCGAGGTCCTGCAGCGCGAAGGCATGGCGGGGGCAACGCTGGAGAAGGTCGCCGCTCACGCAGGCGCATCAAAGGGCATCGTCCTGCACTACTTCGCCAACAAGCAGGAGCTGTTTGAGCATGCGATGCGCGAGGCCAATGCGGCGCTGAAGGATGCCGTGGTGGCGCGCTTGAACCGGGCCACCACCCTGTTAGAGCGACTGGAAGCGATCATTGAAGGCAACTTCGAGGACCGCTTCTTCCAGCCGTCCATCTGCCATGCCTGGCTATCGCTCTGCGCCGAGGTGCCGCGGGAACCGCAGCTAGCGCGCATCCAAAAAGTAATTCATGCGCGGATGCGATCAAATCTCATGTCGGCACTGGTTCATCTTCTGCCAGAGGACGATTGCGACGCCGCCGTTCTTGGTATTACCGCGCTAATCGACGGGCTGTGGCTGCGACTAGGTCTGCAGTCGGAGGGCCTGACACGTGAAGATGCACTTCGCCAGATGCGCGACTATCTTTCTCATCGGCTGCCCTCCGTCGCCGCATCAGGGTGA
- a CDS encoding complex I NDUFA9 subunit family protein produces the protein MTNQHGRNDVASENIVTVFGGTGFLGRRIVSRLLDKGVDIRAASRHPHQTLENASGKRPFQPIEADILDRSSIAAALAGSRAAVNAVSLYVERGEQTFKRVHVEAAADLATASRKAGVERFVHISGIGSDPNSRSDYIRARGRGEEAVKAAFPGAVIVRPAVMAGPDDAFITTIVRLVRLLPIYPLFGEGDTRLQPVHVGEVAEAVSRLVSGQSAADASIFECAGPRIYSYRDLVREIATQLNARVRLVPVPFALWHILATAAEFLPAAPLTRNQVDLMRRDNVAASDLPGLEELGIQPRGIEE, from the coding sequence ATGACGAACCAACATGGTCGAAATGATGTGGCCAGCGAGAACATCGTGACAGTGTTCGGCGGAACCGGCTTCCTCGGCAGGCGGATCGTGAGCAGGCTTCTGGACAAGGGTGTCGATATTCGTGCCGCCTCGCGCCATCCACACCAGACGTTGGAGAATGCGTCCGGTAAGAGGCCCTTTCAGCCGATCGAGGCGGACATACTGGATCGATCCTCGATCGCCGCTGCCTTGGCTGGATCTCGCGCCGCCGTGAATGCGGTCAGCCTTTATGTCGAGCGCGGTGAGCAGACCTTCAAGCGTGTCCATGTAGAAGCCGCGGCCGATCTGGCGACCGCTTCGCGGAAAGCCGGCGTCGAGAGGTTCGTCCATATCTCCGGCATCGGATCGGATCCGAACTCCCGTTCGGATTACATCCGGGCCCGGGGTCGCGGCGAGGAGGCGGTGAAGGCGGCGTTTCCGGGCGCGGTGATCGTCCGTCCCGCTGTCATGGCGGGCCCAGACGACGCGTTCATTACAACGATCGTAAGGCTGGTACGCCTCCTCCCGATCTATCCGCTGTTCGGCGAAGGCGACACTCGGTTGCAGCCGGTTCATGTCGGGGAGGTGGCGGAAGCCGTGAGCCGCCTGGTCTCGGGGCAGAGTGCCGCAGACGCGTCGATCTTCGAGTGCGCCGGCCCGCGCATTTATTCGTATCGGGATCTCGTCCGGGAGATCGCCACTCAACTCAACGCGCGCGTCAGGTTGGTGCCCGTGCCATTCGCGCTTTGGCACATATTGGCGACTGCTGCGGAGTTTCTTCCCGCTGCGCCTCTGACTCGCAACCAGGTCGATCTCATGCGTCGCGACAACGTCGCGGCAAGCGATCTGCCGGGCCTGGAAGAACTGGGTATCCAACCCCGCGGCATCGAGGAATAG
- the phnG gene encoding phosphonate C-P lyase system protein PhnG, whose amino-acid sequence MMDATPEQAPVAPAAERREGMRLLARATLAELSAAWEAIAGKPEVAPVRGPETGLVMVRGRVGGGGDPFNLGEATVSRATVRLSTGEIGHGQLLGTDKERARLAAIFDALFQNDAYRPAAEALNQQVAARIEAEDRRRAEETAATRVNFFTMVRGED is encoded by the coding sequence ATGATGGACGCAACGCCAGAACAAGCGCCCGTGGCGCCCGCCGCCGAACGCAGGGAGGGCATGCGGCTTCTTGCCCGCGCCACCCTCGCCGAGCTTTCTGCCGCCTGGGAGGCGATCGCCGGCAAGCCGGAGGTCGCGCCGGTACGCGGCCCGGAAACTGGACTTGTCATGGTGCGCGGCCGCGTCGGCGGTGGCGGCGACCCCTTCAATCTTGGCGAGGCTACGGTGTCGCGCGCTACGGTTCGGCTCTCTACCGGTGAAATCGGCCACGGGCAGTTGCTCGGCACCGACAAGGAGCGCGCGCGCCTTGCCGCGATCTTCGATGCGCTCTTCCAGAACGATGCCTACCGTCCGGCGGCCGAAGCGCTGAACCAGCAGGTAGCCGCACGCATCGAGGCGGAAGACCGGCGCAGGGCCGAGGAAACTGCCGCAACCCGGGTCAATTTCTTCACCATGGTCCGAGGAGAGGATTGA
- a CDS encoding alpha-D-ribose 1-methylphosphonate 5-phosphate C-P-lyase PhnJ, with product MNDLATYNFAYLDEQTKRMIRRAILKAIAIPGYQVPFASREMPMPYGWGTGGVQVTASILGPDDVLKVIDQGADDTTNAVSIRAFFQKVANVAVTTKTKEATIIQTRHRIPEEPLKEGQTLVYQVPIPEPLRFLEPRETETRKMHALEEYGLMHVKLYEDIARNGHIATTYAYPVKVEGRYVMDPSPTPKFDNPKMHMSEALQLFGAGREKRIYAVPPYTQAVSLDFEDHPFEIQKFDKPCALCGAENVYLDEVVLDDKGGRMFVCSDTDHCEDRRAHGHAGALLARPTQESQEAAE from the coding sequence ATGAACGACCTTGCCACCTACAACTTCGCCTATCTCGACGAGCAGACGAAGCGGATGATCCGCCGGGCGATCCTGAAGGCTATCGCCATCCCCGGCTATCAGGTGCCTTTCGCGTCGCGCGAAATGCCGATGCCCTATGGCTGGGGCACCGGCGGCGTACAGGTCACCGCCTCGATCCTCGGACCCGACGACGTGCTCAAGGTGATCGACCAGGGGGCCGACGACACCACCAACGCCGTATCGATCCGCGCCTTCTTCCAGAAGGTCGCCAATGTCGCCGTGACGACGAAAACGAAAGAAGCGACGATCATCCAGACGCGCCACCGCATCCCCGAGGAGCCGCTGAAGGAAGGCCAGACGCTCGTTTACCAAGTGCCGATCCCGGAGCCCTTGCGCTTCCTCGAGCCGCGCGAGACCGAGACGCGCAAGATGCATGCGCTCGAGGAATACGGTCTCATGCACGTGAAGCTCTACGAGGACATCGCCCGCAACGGCCATATCGCCACGACCTATGCCTATCCGGTCAAGGTTGAAGGCCGCTATGTCATGGACCCGTCGCCGACGCCGAAATTCGACAATCCGAAGATGCACATGTCGGAGGCGCTGCAGCTCTTCGGCGCCGGCCGCGAGAAGCGCATCTACGCCGTGCCGCCCTACACGCAAGCCGTCAGCCTCGATTTCGAGGATCACCCATTCGAGATCCAGAAATTCGACAAGCCCTGCGCGCTCTGCGGCGCCGAGAACGTCTATCTCGACGAGGTGGTGCTCGACGACAAGGGCGGACGCATGTTCGTCTGCTCCGACACCGACCACTGCGAAGACCGGCGGGCGCATGGCCATGCCGGCGCCTTGCTCGCCCGCCCCACACAGGAAAGTCAGGAGGCCGCCGAATGA